A region from the Trachemys scripta elegans isolate TJP31775 chromosome 22, CAS_Tse_1.0, whole genome shotgun sequence genome encodes:
- the APC2 gene encoding adenomatous polyposis coli protein 2 — translation MGLLWFLSFLHSTFFGDEVLEELKMSGSIASYDQLVRQVEALKKENTHLRRELEDNSSHLSKLENETSDMKEVLKHLQGKLEQEARVMVSSGQTEVLDQLKALQMDITSLYNLKFQPPALAPELACPEGSPVHSAAPQKKDSMGELSRATIRMLEELDRERCFLLSEIEKEEKEKLWYYTQLQSLSTRLDELPHVETFSMQMDLIRQQLEFEAQHIRSLMEERFGTTDEMVQRAQIRASRLEQIDKELMEAQDQVQMSEPQLCGKLSGMEGGRSLDIPTHPEEGGSHLSNNKVEVVFWLLSMLATRDKDDMSRTLLAMSSSQESCLAMRKSGCLPLLIQILHDTDREPGGPQSPGSGKDSRMRANAALHNIIFSQPDEGQAKKEMRVLHVLEQIRSYSETCWDWLQMQMQSKDGGKGPEGSAVPVPIEPQICQATCAVMKLSFDEEYRRAMNELGGLQAVAELLQVDYEMHKMASDPLNLALRRYAGMALTNLTFGDVVNKATLSSRRGCMQAIVAQLASESEELHQVVSSILRNLSWRADINSKKTLREVGSVTGLMQCALRATKESTLKSVLSALWNLSAHSTENKAAICLVQGALGFLVSTLTYKCQSNSLAIIESGGGILRNVSSLIATREDYRQVLRDHNCLQTLLQHLKSHSLTIVSNACGTLWNLSARSPKDQELLWDLGAVSMLRNLIHSKHKMIAMGSAAALRNLLTNRPLKYKDTAVISPGSCMPSLYVRKQKALEAELDAKHLAEAFDTMEKQSLKKPLRHMDSLAKDYASDSGCFDDDEVPNVSAGAETGNASILSMFLNSSFLQGQALPRAIAQRRGPEPEKDESSKPAEPKKLPLPEDEVSLAAEKLANKISTTVAKIDKLVEDISTLHTSSDDSFSLSSEDHCLDWQYGSDEVHEARAQSCSPCRLSDASSFVKRENLSRAHTLLRLKKAYTSLSNDSLNSGSTSDGYCTKDHMKPCTRASFLDYKEELQRYQKRPSRLDLKNILVHRPERMEQPGVKVKESGEPEKLDPRDTHDRAKKAVTFPSPNAPEKEPEWKKEPGNELSPDPQVHTIKLSPSYQHVPLLENLAKSSPAPGAVGLSGASYHPILPGRKQAWLPTGLLQTAENLSKIPEKLIAHTPAPVEQESVQKYAVEDTPICFSRCSSLSSLSSADNVLDGQSHSENEVDSDSSLEIIEVEEGAEAEGDVEQAKACDGRQEKVKAADLGPATPGGISQPIAIPFQKRDKIFLRESSPSRHEDLTPSSSSENYIQETPLVMSRCSSVSSLGSFESPSIASSIQSDPCSEMISGTISPSELPDSPGQTMPPSRSKTPLFELGSQPEKETSQFNIQWENNVKKFMEITDFKERFQLPQDLDSMIYFTVEKPNENFSCASSLSALPLHEHYIQKDVELKLMPPFPERNSLNFVAHEKQEDRREERFGEGKRKLERPELNSDDDIEILKECINSAMPSRFRKVKTSLVSSLPSQVLNPQTKKALHMPVYMLVPTHSHRGVPKHLRPAARDLFKDDDSFTDSAEGTPINFSSAASLSDETLQYPLKEEVDHKRGPGKRLERKEVAGPPVGRNMEAHREQGSLSPAPGRKAASNSSTPTKMSTAYQQKGGSRHGSPVQTGRGQAAEVKRGLPPLKNGPNLELDFGRAGVHPEGVPLRKGAPCENSAPGGMAFQSLCHTTPTEEAVYCFYENDSDDLLEVRRDSPKRKASPAQAQKKERWSGTAPKKEPEQSSRQLLQAKTKMAAKLHNNLIVDETPPCYSLSSSMSSLSDIDLCDHEERTTLYKANRQLTLSRMQESAASRALARERDTSPSSLSFTSDDDLLQKCIGSALPRRRRHSARRRNAEHKQKLKGANPKSAAGKERKPEPRHNPADEMVSDKGSDLDSVEWKAIQEGANSIVTWLHQAAASLSREPSSESDSILSFVSGLSVGPTLQLSLDRKDKKRARSGVGREVEKRDHAMVFQESKKVMDAGGRNARAEKNVSRQKPISNLPVVFRGRTVIYVPSAVKDSPSPRSTPQKTATTKPEATIQNLTLSQQRSRSLHRLGKASEMADLTLPKRSATPPARITKPPSSGSSRTSTPSQPTQKKLTSPSQLNKQLPSQGVKVGRSSPTGSAPKAPPQKSPATKQHKTQKSPVRIPFMQKPNKKMLPARSSMPVLEEHVGSPKLKGHGKGILPTARLNLVRMSSARSSGNESDRSGFLRQLTFIKESSSLIMRHRSELSSCESMSSLSQSASPKRSRPGLPAVFLCSSRCEELKVTKPVVTSQRPVISRTPANNKTSPSERPPRRTSSESPSRLPVKTNTPSPEPFKRYSSSPNISIIKRTSSPSSVLSSCSESSARRRKSQEASKLTPNPAVGNPGQQDKQQMAMMKGTWRRIRDEDIPHILKSTLPSSALPLVSTLEEETPKAQIPIQRKTSDAVVQTEDYPTTKTNSSTSPTLETREMPKSETECLTSIKGTVPISFGHEGPTGSVGSFPSSRHSSPSRSARVTPFNYVPSPMVAPMINNKSLEKMPA, via the exons gtGCTGGAGGAGCTGAAGATGTCTGGCTCCATAGCATCCTATGACCAGCTGGTGCGGCAGGTGGAGGCGCTGAAGAAGGAGAACACCCATCTGCGCAGGGAGCTGGAGGACAACTCCAGCCACCTCTCCAAGCTAGAGAATGAGACCTCGGACATGAAG GAAGTCCTGAAGCACCTTCAGGGCAAACTGGAGCAAGAGGCCCGAGTCATGGTGTCCTCCGGACAGACAGAGGTTCTGGACCAGCTGAAAG ctctgcagatggaCATCACCAGCCTCTACAACCTGAAGTTCCAGCCTCCCGCCCTGGCGCCCGAGCTCGCCTGCCCCGAGGGCAGCCCCGTGCACTCAGCCGCTCCCCAGAAGAAGGACAGCATGGGGGAGCTGAGTCGAGCCACCATCAGGATGCTGGAGGAGCTGGACAGAGAGAG GTGTTTCCTGCTGAGCGAGATTgagaaggaggagaaggagaagctcTGGTACTAcacgcagctgcagagcctctCCACGCGCCTGGACGAGCTACCTCACGTGGAGACG TTCTCTATGCAGATGGATCTGATCCGGCAGCAGCTGGAGTTCGAGGCCCAGCACATCCGCTCGCTCATGGAGGAGCGCTTCGGGACGACCGACGAGATGGTGCAGAGGGCtcag ATCCGAGCGTCCCGCCTGGAGCAGATCGACAAGGAGCTGATGGAGGCTCAGGACCAGGTGCAGATGTCGGAGCCGCAG CTGTGTGGGAAGCTGTCTGGCATGGAAGGGGGCAGGAGCCTGGACATCCCAACGCATCCCGAGGAGGGAGGGAGCCACCTCAGCAACAATAAG GTGGAAGTGGTCTTCTGGCTCCTGTCCATGCTGGCCACCCGGGACAAGGACGACATGTCCCGCACCCTGCTGGCCATGTCCAGCTCACaggagagctgcctggccatgcgcAAGTCTGGCTGCCTCCCACTCCTCATCCAGATCCTGCACGACACGGACAGGGAGCCGGGAGGCCCCCAGAGCCCCGGCAGCGGCAAGGACTCCCGCATGCGGGCCAACGCCGCCCTGCACAACATCATCTTCTCGCAGCCCGATGAGGGCCAGGCCAAAAAGGAGATGCGGGTGCTGCATGTGCTGGAGCAGATCCGCTCCTACTCGGAGACCTGCTGGGACTGGCTACAGATGCAGATGCAGAGCAAAGACGGGGGCAAGGGCCCCGAGGGCAGCGCCG TGCCGGTGCCCATCGAGCCGCAGATCTGCCAGGCCACATGTGCCGTCATGAAGCTCTCCTTCGACGAGGAGTACAGGCGGGCCATGAACGAGCTGG GAGGTCTCCAGGCCGTGGCTGAACTGCTGCAGGTGGATTATGAGATGCACAAAATGGCCAGCGACCCTCTGAACCTGGCGCTGAGGAGATACGCGGGCATGGCGCTGACCAACCTCACCTTTGGGGATGTGGTGAACAAG GCGACTCTGTCCTCCCGCCGGGGCTGCATGCAGGCCATTGTGGCCCAGTTGGCCTCCGAGAGCGAGGAGCTGCACCAG GTGGTCTCCAGCATCCTGCGGAACCTCTCCTGGAGGGCAGACATCAACAGCAAGAAGACCCTGCGCGAGGTGGGCAGCGTGACCGGCCTGATGCAGTGCGCCCTGCGTGCCACCAAG GAATCCACCCTGAAGAGTGTCCTCAGCGCCCTGTGGAACCTGTCCGCTCACAGCACCGAGAACAAAGCGGCCATCTGCCTGGTGCAGGGCGCCCTGGGCTTCCTGGTGAGCACCCTCACCTACAAGTGCCAGAGCAACTCACTGGCCATCATCGAGAGCGGAGGCGGTATCCTGAGGAACGTGTCCAGCCTGATCGCCACCCGGGAGGATTACAG GCAAGTGCTCCGGGACCACAACTGCCTGCAGACCCTGCTGCAGCACCTCAAATCCCACAGCCTCACCATCGTCAGCAACGCCTGCGGGACCCTCTGGAACCTCTCCGCCCGGAGCCCCAAAGACCAGGAGCTGCTGTGGGACCTGGGGGCCGTCAGCATGCTGCGCAACCTCATCCACTCCAAGCACAAGATGATCGCCATGGGCAGCGCCGCCGCCCTCCGGAACCTGCTCACCAACCGACCCCTCAAGTACAAGGACACCGCCGTCATCTCCCCGGGCTCCTGCATGCCCTCGCTCTACGTGAGGAAGCAGAAGGCGCTGGAGGCCGAGCTGGATGCGAAGCACCTAGCGGAGGCCTTCGATACCATGGAGAAGCAGAGCCTCAAGAAGCCCCTGAGGCACATGGACAGCCTGGCGAAGGACTACGCCTCCGACTCCGGCTGCTTCGACGACGACGAGGTGCCCAACGTCTCGGCAGGGGCGGAGACCGGGAATGCCTCCATCCTCTCCATGTTCCTCAACTCCTCCTTCCTCCAGGGCCAGGCTTTGCCCAGGGCCATCGCCCAGCGGAGGGGCCCGGAGCCCGAGAAGGACGAGAGCAGCAAGCCGGCCGAGCCCAAGAAGCTGCCGTTGCCCGAGGATGAGGTGTCGCTGGCGGCCGAGAAGCTGGCCAACAAGATCTCCACCACGGTGGCCAAGATCGACAAGCTGGTGGAGGACATCtccaccctgcacacctcctcgGACGACAGCTTCAGCCTGAGCTCGGAGGACCACTGCCTTGACTGGCAGTACGGCTCTGATGAGGTCCACGAGGCccgggcccagtcctgctccccgtGCCGCCTCTCGGATGCCAGCAGCTTCGTGAAGCGGGAGAATCTGAGCCGGGCCCACACCCTGCTGAGGCTGAAGAAGGCTTACACCAGCTTGTCCAACGACAGCCTGAACAGCGGCAGCACCAGTGACGGCTACTGCACCAAGGATCACATGAAGCCCTGCACCAGGGCCTCCTTCCTAGATTACAAGGAGGAGCTGCAGAGATACCAGAAGCGGCCCAGCAGGCTGGATCTGAAGAACATCCTCGTCCACAGGCCTGAGAGGATGGAGCAGCCGGGGGTCAAGGTCAAAGAGTCTGGCGAGCCGGAGAAACTGGATCCGAGAGACACGCATGACAGGGCTAAGAAAGCGGTGACGTTCCCCAGCCCCAACGCCCCTGAGAAGGAGCCTGAGTGGAAGAAGGAGCCGGGTAATGAGCTTTCTCCCGACCCTCAGGTCCACACCATCAAACTCTCCCCTTCTTACCAGCATGTCCCCCTGCTGGAGAACCTGGCCAAGAGCAGCCCGGCCCCTGGCGCCGTGGGGCTCTCGGGTGCTAGTTACCACCCAATTCTCCCAGGCCGGAAGCAAGCCTGGCTCCCCACAGGGCTTCTCCAGACGGCCGAGAATTTGAGCAAGATCCCAGAGAAGCTGATTGCCCACACGCCAGCCCCGGTGGAGCAGGAGTCAGTCCAGAAGTACGCGGTGGAGGACACCCCCATTTGTTTCTCCCGGTGCAgctccctctcttccctctcctccgCTGACAACGTGCTGGACGGGCAGAGTCACAGCGAGAACGAGGTGGACAGCGACTCCTCCCTGGAGATCATCGAGGTGGAGGAGGGCGCCGAGGCCGAAGGTGACGTAGAGCAAGCCAAGGCCTGCGATGGGAGACAGGAGAAGGTGAAGGCGGCGGATCTGGGCCCAGCCACGCCAGGAGGGATCTCCCAACCCATCGCCATCCCCTTCCAGAAGCGCGACAAGATCTTCCTGAGGGAATCGTCCCCATCCCGGCACGAGGACCTGACCCCGTCCAGCTCCTCGGAGAACTACATTCAGGAGACTCCTCTGGTGATGAGTCGGTGTAGCTCGGTCAGCTCCCTGGGCAGCTTTGAAAGCCCATCCATTGCCAGCTCCATCCAGAGCGACCCCTGTAGTGAGATGATCAGTGGCACCATCAGCCCGAGTGAGCTGCCGGACAGCCCCGGTCAGACCATGCCCCCAAGCCGCAGCAAGACGCCCCTGTTCGAACTGGGATCCCAGCCGGAGAAGGAGACCAGCCAGTTCAACATCCAGTGGGAAAACAACGTCAAGAAGTTCATGGAGATCACGGATTTCAAGGAGCGTTTCCAGCTGCCCCAAGACCTGGACTCCATGATCTACTTCACGGTGGAGAAACCCAACGAGAACTTCTCCTGCGCCTCCAGCTTAAGTGCCCTGCCCCTTCACGAGCACTACATCCAGAAGGACGTGGAGTTGAAGCTTATGCCGCCTTTCCCCGAGAGGAACAGCCTGAATTTCGTGGCACACGAGAAGCAGGAGGACAGGCGGGAAGAGAGATTCGGGGAGGGCAAGAGGAAGCTGGAGCGTCCAGAGCTCAACTCAGACGATGATATCGAGATCCTGAAGGAATGCATCAACTCGGCCATGCCTTCACGCTTCAGGAAGGTCAAGACCTCCCTTGTCTCCAGCCTGCCCAGCCAGGTCTTGAATCCTCAGACCAAAAAGGCTCTGCACATGCCGGTCTACATGCTGGTGCCCACCCATTCGCACCGGGGTGTCCCCAAACACCTGCGACCTGCCGCCCGGGACCTCTTCAAGGATGACGACTCCTTCACCGACTCCGCAGAAGGCACTCCCATCAACTTCTCCAGTGCCGCTTCCCTGAGCGACGAGACCCTCCAGTACCCGCTGAAGGAGGAGGTTGACCACAAGCGCGGccccgggaagaggctggagagGAAGGAAGTGGCGGGGCCACCGGTGGGGCGCAATATGGAAGCACACCGTGAGCAAGGGAGCTTGAGTCCCGCGCCAGGCAGGAAAGCAGCTTCCAACTCCTCGACGCCCACCAAGATGAGTACGGCCTACCAGCAGAAGGGTGGGTCGAGACATGGCAGCCCTGTCCAGACAGGCAGGGGCCAAGCAGCTGAGGTGAAGAGAGGGCTACCTCCCCTGAAGAATGGACCCAACCTGGAGCTGGACTTTGGCAGGGCGGGGGTCCACCCGGAGGGTGTCCCCCTCAGGAAGGGTGCTCCCTGTGAGAACAGTGCTCCCGGGGGTATGGCCTTTCAATCCCTGTGCCATACCACGCCGACCGAGGAGGCCGTCTACTGCTTCTATGAGAACGACTCCGACGACCTGCTGGAGGTGCGGAGAGACTCGCCTAAGAGgaaggccagccctgcccaggctcAGAAGAAGGAACGCTGGAGCGGCACCGCCCCTAAGAAGGAGCCGGAGCAAAgctccaggcagctgctgcaggccaaAACCAAGATGGCCGCCAAACTCCACAACAACCTCATTGTGGACGAGACGCCGCCCTGCtattccctcagctcctccatgaGCTCCCTGAGTGACATCGACCTCTGTGACCACGAGGAGCGGACAACCCTGTACAAGGCCAACAGGCAGCTGACCCTTAGCCGGATGCAAGAGAGCGCAGCCTCTAGGGCCTTAGCCAGAGAGAGGGacacctcccccagctccctgagCTTCACCTCGGACGACGACCTGCTGCAGAAGTGCATCGGCTCCGCCTTGCCCAGGAGGAGGCGGCACTCCGCTCGGCGCAGGAACGCCGAGCACAAGCAGAAGCTGAAAGGTGCCAACCCCAAGAGCGCCGCTGGCAAGGAACGGAAGCCGGAGCCGAGGCACAACCCAGCGGATGAGATGGTGTCCGACAAAGGCTCGGACCTGGACAGCGTCGAGTGGAAGGCCATCCAAGAAGGCGCCAACTCCATCGTCACGTGGCTGCATCAGGCCGCAGCATCCCTCTCCAGGGAGCCTTCCTCGGAGTCTGACTCCATCCTCTCCTTCGTGTCAGGGCTGTCTgttggccccaccctgcagctgtCCTTGGACAGGAAGGATAAGAAGCGGGCTAGGAGTGGGGTAGGCCGTGAGGTGGAGAAGAGAGACCATGCGATGGTCTTTCAGGAGAGCAAGAAAGTGATGGACGCCGGAGGCAGAAATGCCAGGGCGGAGAAAAATGTAAGCCGGCAGAAGCCAATATCTAACTTGCCAGTGGTCTTCCGAGGCAGGACAGTGATCTACGTGCCCAGCGCAGTGAAGGACTCCCCGAGCCCCAGGTCCACCCCACAGAAAACAGCCACAACTAAGCCCGAAGCCACCATCCAAAACCTCACCCTGAGCCAGCAGAGGTCACGAAGTCTTCACAGGCTGGGGAAGGCCTCGGAGATGGCCGACCTCACCTTGCCCAAGAGGAGCGCCACCCCTCCTGCCAGGATCACCAAGCCCCCCTCCTCGGGCTCCTCTAggacctccaccccctcccagcccACCCAGAAGAAGTTAACATCGCCCTCCCAGCTCAACAAGCAACTGCCGTCTCAAGGGGTGAAGGTGGGCAGGAGCTCCCCAACAGGCTCTGCCCCCAAAGCGCCCCCGCAGAAATCCCCAGCCACCAAGCAGCACAAGACCCAGAAATCCCCCGTCCGCATCCCCTTCATGCAGAAGCCAAACAAGAAGAtgctgccagccaggagctccatGCCGGTGCTGGAAGAGCACGTGGGCAGCCCTAAGTTGAAAGGCCATGGGAAGGGCATCCTACCGACTGCCCGGCTCAATTTGGTGCGGATGTCCTCGGCCAGGTCCAGCGGCAATGAGTCGGACCGGTCCGGCTTCCTGAGGCAGCTCACCTTCATCAAGGAGTCCTCTAGCCTCATCATGAGGCACCGCTCTGAGCTCTCCTCCTGCGAGTCCATGTCCTCACTGTCTCAGAGCGCTTCCCCCAAGAGGAGCAGGCCAGGCCTCCCAGCTGTGTTCCTGTGTTCCTCCAGGTGCGAAGAACTCAAGGTGACCAAGCCGGTGGTGACCAGCCAGAGGCCAGTCATCTCAAGGACCCCGGCCAACAACAAAACTTCTCCCAGTGAGAGGCCTCCTCGGAGGACCAGCTCCGAGAGCCCTTCCCGGCTGCCTGTGAAGACCAACACCCCCTCGCCCGAGCCCTTCAAGAGgtattcctcctcccccaacatcAGCATCATCAAGAGGACCAGCAGCCCCTCCTCCGTCCTGTCCTCTTGCTCCGAGTCGTCAGCCAGGAGAAGGAAGAGCCAAGAGGCCTCCAAGCTGACCCCGAATCCTGCAGTGGGGAACCCGGGGCAGCAGGACAAGCAGCAGATGGCGATGATGAAGGGTACTTGGAGAAGGATCCGAGACGAAGACATCCCACACATCCTCAAAAGCACCCTGCCTTCCTCAGCCCTGCCTCTGGTCAGCACCCTGGAGGAGGAGACCCCCAAAGCTCAGATCCCCATCCAGAGGAAAACCAGTGATGCTGTGGTGCAAACTGAGGACTACCCCACCACCAAGACCAACTCCAGCACCTCTCCAACGCTGGAGACCCGGGAGATGCCCAAGAGCGAGACAGAGTGCCTGACTTCGATCAAGGGCACTGTGCCCATCTCCTTCGGCCACGAAGGGCCGACTGGCTCTGTTGGGAGCTTCCCCTCCAGCAGGCACAGCTCTCCCAGTAGATCCGCCCGGGTGACTCCCTTCAACTACGTTCCCAGCCCCATGGTAGCACCAATGATCAACAACAAATCGCTTGAAAAAATGCCAGCTTAA